The Alistipes finegoldii DSM 17242 DNA segment GGGAACATTCAATGGTTTCGGATCGGCTCCGGACACGATTATTCTCGATCATCTTTTCTACCGCGGCAGGATGAAATGTCGAAAGTTCGTCACCCTCGACGGCGATTACGGGGCGCCTTACATTTCGGATCACTATCCGATAGCAATGGTTTTTACGCTCTGAAAGCGACGAGGCCGATTCGTCGAACCGGCCTCGTCGTACCGTCCGGAATTTGAACTCCGTTATCGGAGAGCCTGGATCAGTCCGGTTCGAGCGTCCGGTATTTCATCGAGCGGATAGTACCGGTGGATGATCGTTCGATCCTTGATGACAATAATCCGTACTCCCGAAGGAGCGTCTCCCAACGGTCGGCCCACGGCACTCGTGGTTATCATTCCGATGTTGTCGTACGATGTCTCCGCGTTGTCGTGCAAATGTCCCGTAAAGACGGTTTGCACACCGGTTTCCCGGAACAGTTCGAAATATCTCCGGCGTTTTTCCGGCGAAATGGTCGAATAGCCGTCCGGTTCGTCGATTTGCCGGAGAAAGAACGGGTGGTGTGCGAAGACAAGAGATGTCCGGCTGGGCCTTTTCTTTTTGAGCGAACGGGCCAGCCACCGGAACTGATTCTCTTCTTTCGAGGGGTCCCGGGTTTCGTCTTTCAGGTAATCCGAGTTGATTCCGGTCAGTAGGATCCCGTTCACACGCACACAGAAGCGGTCGATTCCGAGGTGTTTCGTGTAGGGTTCCACATCGACGGAACCCTCTTCCAGCCGGACGTCGTGGTTGCCCGGGAGATAAAGGGTCTTGATGCGGGGATTTATTTCTGCGACGATCCGCAGGAATTCCGTCCATTGGCTCTCGTCCGCTGCATTGTGCACGTAATCGCCGGTGAAGACGACGACATCGGGGCGGAGCCTGTTTATTGCTTCGACGGTTTTTGTGAGGGTGCGGGTTTCATAGGCCATGTCGCGGTTGTCGGCATAGAACCCCATCTGGGGGTCCGAAACCTGCATGATGATCGTGACCGGAGATTTTTCCCTTGCGGATGTGAGTGCGGCCGTCAGACAGCAAAGAGTTGTTAAAATGATCTTTTTCATTGGATTATAGATGAATGCATAGCCAAAAATAACGAATGGGTTGCCGAAATCCAAAAAAAAACGAAGGAATCCCACTTTATTTTCCTTACGGTGTTTTTCCGGTAAAATTTCGACCTTTTTTCTAAATAAGAGAAGAATTTTGTATCGGCATTTCAACCGAAACTACTTTATCTGAAAATTGTAAAATGAAACATGCTCATGACACACGTTTACGACATTACTTCTTATCCCGTTCTCTATTTGTAGTCGGGTCCCATCTCTACGAATCGCTAATGTTTGATCCCAGAAAATCATGAAATGTATTAAGATTGATAATATGTTGCGGACTGCGCGGTTGATTATGCTCGCCGTGTTGTCCGGAGGTATTTTCGCGGTTCCTTGCGGAATATATGCACAGTCTGCTCCCCGAACGGTTTCCGGTACTGTCACCGATGCGGCCACCGGAGAACCGCTGATCGGAGCCACCGTACAGGTAAAAGGTGTGACCATCGGTACTACGACGGACCTGAACGGAATGTTTTCGATCAACCTGCCGGCAAACCGGAAAACACTGCTTTTCTCCTATGTCGGGTATGAAGCCCAGGAGATTGCGGTTGGCCGTGAGAATTATCTCAACGTGGCGTTGAAACAGGACGCCAATGCGTTGGACGAAGTTGTGGTGGTGGGTTACGGCCAGCAAAAGAAAGGCATGCTGGTGAGCTCGGTACAGTCCATCGCTCCCGCGGAACTGCGGATGCCTTCGTCGAGTTTGTCGACCGGGTTTGCCGGACGCCTGGCCGGTGTGATCGCCGTGCAGCGCAATGGACAGCCCGGTGCCGACCAGGCGGATTTCTGGATACGCGGTATCTCCACGTTCGGTTCCGCGACCAAGCCGTTGATCATCCTTGACGGTGTGGCTATCGACGCGAATGAACTGAACGGGCTGGACCCGGAGATTATCGAGAGTTTTTCGGTGCTCAAGGATGCTACGGCGACCGCTCTCTATGGTTCGCGGGGAGCCAACGGCGTGATGATCGTTACGACGAAGAACGGTAAGAATCTGGATAAGCCGGTCATTAATTTTCGCTTCGAGACGGCTCTTTCGACTCCGACGAGCCGCCCGGAAACGGTCGATGCGGTGACCTACATGCAGATGTACAACGAGTCGGTTCTGACGCGCGGTACGGGGCAGATTCCTTATACGCAGGCGAAGATCGACGGTACGCGGGCCGGCAGCAACAAATATATCTATCCGGATGTGGATTGGTACGATGAGATGTTTAAAAATTTGGCAGTCAACGAAAACTTTAACTTCAATATCCGCGGCGGCAGTTCGAGGGTCGATTACTTCATGAGCGCCACCGTCCGTCACGAGGAAGGTATGTTGAAGAACCTGAGCCGGGATTACTTCTCCTATAACAACAATTACTCGGTTTGGCGTTACGCTTTCCAGAACAATGTCAACGTCAATCTTACGAAGTCTACCAAAGTGTCGCTGAAAATCAACACCCAGCTCCGGGATACGCACGGGCCGGTGAAAAGCAGCGAAAACATTTTCGGAATGATCATGAACGGCAATCCCGCCGATATGCCGATAACCTTTCCCGACGATCCGACGGTAAACCATATCCGTTGGGGCGGCAAAGCCATGGTGAAGAATCCCGTGGCTGAAATGGTTACCGGCTACAAAGACGAGTTCCAGAGCGTATTGAACGCCAATCTGAGTCTGGATCAGAATTTCGATTTCATCACCGAAGGGCTTTCCGCTTCGGCGCTGATCTCTTTCAAGAACTATTCCTATACCCAGACATCGCGTTCGGCAGGTTATAATTCCTACGAAATTTCGGGTACGCATACGGGCGATGACGGATTGGAAGACTATGATCTGGAGATCCGCGGCAACGAGCAAAGTACGACACTCGCCACCTCCAGCAGTACTGACGGAGACCGCAAGATATATATCCAGGGAATGATCAACTATAACCGCAGTTTCGGCCGTCATGACGTGAGTGCTATGGTCGTGTATAATCAGGAGGAGACTGCGCTCGGAAATCCCGGTAGTCTGTTCAGTTCTTTGCCCAAGCGTAAACAGGGCCTTGCGGGCCGTCTGACCTACGGGTACGACAACCGTTACCTCATCGAGGCCAATTTCGGATACAACGGCAGTGAGAATTTCGCCGAGGGACGGCGCTTCGGCTTTTTCCCTTCGGTGGCCGTGGGATACGTGGTCAGTCAGGAGAAATTTTGGGCGCCTATCAAGAAGGCCGTCTCTTATTTCAAACTCCGCGGTTCGTACGGTCTTGTGGGCAACGACAGCGAGGAGACGCGTTTCATGTACATGTCGGACCTCTCCCTTTCCGGAGCCGGATATACGACGGGCGCCGACGGGGAGTATACGCTGAGCGGTCCCGTTTACAACCGTTTCGAGAATAAGAAGATCACTTGGGAAACCGGAGAAAAACTCAATGTCGGTGTCGATCTGCAATTTTATAACCGACTGAATGTAATGGTCGATCTGTTTCAGGAGGTCCGGAGCGGTATTTTCCTGGAACGCGGCACAGTTCCGGCTTTTCTCGGAACGGCTACGACAAAAGTGTACGGCAATCTGGGTAAGGTGAGAAATCGCGGTTTGGATCTCTCGATGGATTATACCCATCAGATCGGCAAGGATTTCTTCATTTCTGCCAAAGGAACCTTCACCTTCGCCCGCAACCGGGTGCTCGAACAGGATGAGCCGGATTACCTGCAGTATCCCAATCTTTCGCGGGTCGGCCGTTCGGTCAATTCGTTCCTGCTTTATGAGGCGCAACGCCTGTTTATCGACAATAACGAGGTGAAATACAGTCCTGAACAACTGCTGGGCGGTGAAATCATGGCCGGCGACATCAAATACGTCAACCAGCCCGATGCGAACGGCAACTACGACAACACGATCAATTCGAACGACCGTATTTATGCAGGGTATCCCGAAGTGCCGGAGATCGTCTACGGGTTCGGGTTTTCAGCGCAGTGGAAAGGACTCGATTTCTCGGTCTTCTTCCAGGGTACGGCCAATACGTCGCTCGTGATGAGCGGATTCCATCCGTTCGGTATCAATAACAATGTCAAGCGCAACGTCATGCAGTTCGTCGCCGACGATTACTGGAGCGAAAGCAATCCGAATATCTATGCGGCCTATCCGCGGTTGAGCGTCGTGGAATACGGCAACAACACGGTTGCCTCGACCTACTGGCTCCGCGACGCGTCGTTCCTGAAACTGAAAAACGCGGAGATCGGCTATACCTACAAGAAAATGCGTTTCTACATCAGCGGATCGAACCTGCTGACCTTCTCGAAATTCAAGTTGTGGGACCCCGAACAGGGCGGCGGATCGGGACTGAAATATCCGACCCAGCGGGTTTTCAACATTGGAATCCAGATGACGTTATAAAATAAATTCCAAACGAAATCCTATGAAATATTACACACATATTCTATCCCTGATTTTATCTGCCGCATTCCTGTTTCAGGCGTGCAGTTATCTGGACGTAGTCCCCGATGAGACGCCGGACGAGAAAGACGCCTTCCAGAACCCGACGATGGCCGAACGCTATCTCTATTCCTGTTATTCGTTCCTGCCCAATCCGCGTCACGAAACAGCTTCGCTGGACCTGATGACGGCCGACGAGGTGGTGACCCCGTGGGAACACGAGACCTTCGCCAACTTCCCGAAGGGAAACTACAACGCCAGCGAACCGGTGATCTCCTACTGGAATACGCTTTTCGGAGGTATCAGGCGGTGCTACATCTTGCTGGAAAATATCGACGCGGTGCCCAACATGACGGAGGCGAATCTCCGGATTTACAAAGGAGAGGCGAAATTCCTGATCGCTTATTACCATTTCCTGCTTTTGAAGAACTACGGTCCGATTCCGCTTATCAAGGGCGTCATGTCCATCGATATGGACAAGGCGGACTTCCCCGAGCGGGACAGTTACGACGTATGTGTGCAGTGGATCTCTGACCTGTTCGACGAAGCGGCCGGGATGCTGCCGGCAGAGCAGACCTCCACGGCCTACGGCCGGGCCACGAGCGTTGCTGCCAAAGCGCTGAAATCACGGTTGTGGCTCTATGCCGCTTCCCCGCTCTTCAACGGGAACAGCGAATACTATGCAAATTTCGTCAGCAAGGTGGACGGGCGCCATCTGATCAGCCAGACTTATTCGGAGGCAAAATGGGAAAAGGCGGCTTCCGCAGCCGAGGAGGCCATTGAGGTCGCTAAGGCCGCAGGTTATAAACTCTATACCGAAAGTCCGGTGGTTACGTCGAGGTTCGCCCAACCGACCGATCCCGTGCATCGGGTGCTCCGTCTGAATTTCATGGATTACAACACTTCGAAAGAGGTGCTGTGGGCCGACACCCGAAAAGAGGGTCACTATGGGTTGCAATACAAGTCCACTCCCTATCGCGTGGGTCCGTCATCGGGCAACGGTGTCGGCGTGACATTGACGATGGTCGAGATGTTCTATTCCAAAAACGGACTTCCGATCGATCTCGACCCGGAATACGACTATACCGGGAGGTACCGTTACGGGGAGTATCATAACGATGTCTGCGACGGTGTGACCATGAACCTGAATATCGATCGTGAACCCCGCTTCTATGCGTGGGTGGCTTTCCAGAACGGGTATTACGAAGTGCTCCGTCGCGACGGAGCTGACGACAACGCGAACATCGTGCAGACGAAGTTCCGCAAAAACGATGTTTTCGGCATCAAGGAGCGCACGACGAACTACACCCCTACGGGATACCTCAATAAGAAGGGTTGTTCGCCGCTCTACAACAACATTCAGGAGGATGTTGCCGCTCCGCATTATCCGTGGCCGGTGATTCGCATGGCAGAGCTGTACCTGAATCTTGCGGAGGCTTATGCCAACTTGGGACGGATTGACGAAGCGGCAGCAGCGCTGAAACCGGTCCGCGAACGGGCGGGACTGGACCCGGTAGACGAGGCTTTCGAAAAGGCGGGGCTGACGCTTGGACGCGACGAAATGATCCGCATGGCACGTCAGGAGCGGACTATCGAACTTTATCTGGAGGGGCACCGCTTCTGGGATGTGCGCCGTTGGAAAGAGGGCGACAAGTATTTCAACGTCCGCCCCAAAGGCATGAATTACAACGGGGAGTCCGATGCCGATTTCTTCCGGGTGACCGAAGTGATCGTCCAGCGCAAGTTCATGACTCCGATGCATTACCTGATGCCGATACCCAAGGATGACATCAACAAGAACGAACGAAAGTTCGTCCAGAATCCGGGTTATTGACAGAATCACGAATTTGAAAAACTGCATCTATGAAAAGCATATATAAAATACTGTTGCTCTTTACCTGTTCGTGCGGCGTTTCGTGCGGCGGGGACGATGAGCCGGCCATGACGGCGCTCGCCGTACAGGGAATCCGCGCCGAGGCATTTCCGGGAGCGATCCGACTGACATGGAATCCGGTCGAGAACAGCGACTTCCTCTATACCGAGGTTTCGTATTACGATTTCGGCACGCAGACGACAGTCTCGAAGCAGTGCAGCCGCTATACCGGTACCCTCTACATTGACGGACTGCTGAACAGATATGGGAAGTACCGTTTCACATTTACGGCTTACGATGTAAACGGAACGCCCGGGCAACCCGTCTATATCGAACGGCAGTGTGAAAAGGCCGAGTCCTATTATGTGGTTGTTGCGGAGAATCCGATCCCGCTCGCAGCCGACCAGTTGGCTACCAATGCCCAGGAGCCGAGCGAAGGCCCCCTGGAATTGCTTGTGGATGGAAATCCGGATACTTTTTTCCAGAGTTTCTGGGATGAGTGGACCTATCCCGAATTGAAGCCTGCGGGTTACCATTACCTGACTTTCGATCTTCGCAAGGAGGTTTCAGCGTTTAAATTCCAATATTGGAACCGTAAGAAAGCGAACGGTTCGCTGCCCAAGACCGTGAATATTTACGGCAGTCCGGATGGCGAAACGTGGGCGTTGCTGGCCCAATTGGATAACCTGCCCGGTGATCTGGGTTCCTCCTACACTTCGGAGTTGTTTCTGCCGGAAGAACCTATTTCCCATGTAAAATACGAGGTGGTGAAAGGAACCGATGTCTACCAGCCCTATTTTTCACTCGCAGAGATCGAATTTTACGAGGTCGTGCGGGAATTGGTCGATCCCGAAGCCGAATGACAATCATAATTGAAAAAGCAACGATAAAGATGAAAAAACTCTTGAAATACATATTGCTGCTAATTTATGTCGCATTGATGCCTGCTTGTGGGGAAGATTCCGGACTGGACGGCGTATTTGCGAATAAGCCTTTTGCCCTGGTGACCGCTGCCGACGGCGGGCGGACTTCCATTTCGGCGGTCATCGACGACGGCAAGCGGACGATCCGTCTGACTTTCGACAAAAAGCGGGATGTGGATGCCGTGGAGTTGACGTTCCAGTTGAATCCCGGGTATGCGATGGTTTCTCCGAAGGAACCGGAGACGACGATGGACCTGACGCAACCCCGAACCGTGACGGTCAGCTCGGGAGCCGGGGAGGTCTCCTACGAAATCTCAGCCCGGAACGAAACTCCGGTCTTGTCGGCCTCTTTCCTGTTTCGCGGGAAACCGATCGAGGGAGTGATTGACCATGAGACGAGGACGGTTTCGTTCCCGATCACGACGATCTATGCTTCGGAATATCCGGAGGAGCTGTTGGGTGCCGTACCGCTGGATATCACGCTTTCCGACGGCTATCGGCCGACAAGCGAAAAGGTTTCGTACGACCTTTCGACCGGGGAGAGTTTTTCCGTTTACAAAGGCCGCAATACGTACACTTATAGACTGGTTGCCGACATTGCTCCGATATCGGTGGCAGATCATCTCTCTGACTTCCGGTTTCGGCGCGGCGTGAACCTCGCTTATTGGATGACGGAAGCCGATCGTGACTGGTTGGGCTATGTCATGCCCGCTCAATTCCCGTTGTGGAAAGAGTTGGGATTCGACCATTTCCGGGTTCCCGTCGACGAGCTGTGCATCTTTGACCGGGAGGGGCAGTTTAACGAAAAGGCCGTCGGGAAATTACACGAACTTTTTACATGGTGCGAGCAAAACGGCATGTATGCGATTCTCGACATGCACACACTGGCTCCCCGTGAAGGCTCGGACAGTTACCGGGAGGAGGAGTTGTACGACCCTGCCTATCCCGAATTTCGCACCCATTTCGTAAATGTTTGGCGAAAACTTGCTGCGGAATTCAAGGCTCACAATCCGAAGTGCGTGGCCTTTGAACTGCTGAACGAACCGCATGACGGGACACCCGACGCAACTGGTTGGAATAAGCTCCAGAATGAGGTTCTGACGGCAGTCCGAGAGCAGGACCCCGAACGGATCGTATTCGTCCCGGCAATGGGCTGGCAGGACTACAACTACATCAAGTATGCACGGGTGGCCGAGGAAGATCCCAATGCGGTTGTGTCGTTCCATTATTATCTCCCGATGCTGCTGTCGCATTATAAGATGCTGGCGTGGGTCGGCTATCAGGGAGCCGTGCAATATCCGGGGGTGGTCATTCCCACTCAGTCGGATGCTGACAAATACCCGCAGTATGCCTCTTTTCACAAAACGACCTACAATGCCGACCGGATTATGGGTGAAATGTCCAATGCGGCGTCCGACGGTCGGAATGCCGGACTTGCGGTACATTGCGGCGAATTCGGATGCAGTAAAAACGTCGCGGAAGCGATGCGTTTGGCGTGGTTCACGGATATGGTGGCTGCCATGGAGGCAAATAATATTCCATGGACGCTTTGGGAGTGCCTCGACGGCGGATTCGGATTTGTCGATATGGAATATGGCATTTACCGGATCAACTGTCCTCTGCTGAAAGTGTTGACCGGCAAGGAATTGACCGATGCAGAGGCGAAAGCTCTGCTGCAAAAGTATGGATTTAAAACCGAATAGGAATGTTGTTGAAGATTGCACAGGGCGTATTCTGGATACTTGCTGTTTGCCTGATGCCCGGAACGGCCTATGGGGAGGGCCGGGACGTCCTGCCCGGAAACGCCGCCTATAAGGTCGAGGTTTTTCGGGGCGGAACCTGGGAGGAGATTTTCGTTTACAATGCCCGGGTTTCCGATTATGCCGGCAATCCCGAGGCGGGATATACCCAGTATACAATGGGGTTCGCCTTGTTTACGGACTCGTTTCGGCAGTCGTTGAAGGTCCGCGTGACCCGCCGTGCGGGGACGTTTTCGAAAGTGGAGATTCGTCCGCTCTCTTACGGCATCGTGCCCGACGTGCAGACCCCGAACAGCGTCGAGTTCGAACTGGGCGATCCCGCGCAAAAGGTTTCGGTGGAGTTCGACGGCAATCGGATGGAGAACCTCTTCATCCTGCCCGACCTGCCCGACACGGCGATCCCGATGGGTGCCAATGTAACTTATTTCGGTCCCGGGGTGCACAATGCGGGTGTGATCCGTATTGCGAATGAAAGCGGCCGTATTCTCTATCTCGATGAAGGGGCGGTCGTGCTGGGACGGATCGAGGCTGAAAATGCCGCCAACCTTACAATTCGAGGACGAGGTGTTTTCTGTTCGTCGCAGGAGGATCACGGCGCCGGCCGGCGGCCGCAGATGGAGTTCCGCAATTGCGACAATCTGAAGATCGAGGGCATCCTGCTGCGCGACACGCCGAACTGGACGCTCAAGATCGTCGGGAGCACGGGCGTGCATATCGACAATATCAAGGAGATCGGCTGGATCATGAACTCCGACGGCATGGATTTCATCTGCTGCCGCGATGTGCTGGTCGAAAACACCTTCCAGCGTAACTACGACGATAACGTGACCATCAAGGCTTTCAATGCCACGCCCGAATACATCGCTTCCCATACGAATACCGACGGCTCCTATTCCGACGGGGCGATCTGGATGGTTGCCGGGCTTCGCGATTTCGAGGTCTGCAACTACGAGATCCGCAACTGCGTTTTCTGGGCCGACAAGGCGCACAATATGCTCGTAGGCCCCGAGGCGCGGGGCATTGCATTCCGGAATATCCGGTTCCACGACAACATTGTGCTGGAAAACCGTCAGGACGACGGGATTTATCCCGGGGCAATGGCGGTGATGATCGCCGACGACGGCACGTTCGAGGACATTGCGTTCGAAAACATCATTGTCGAGGACATCGACGGCGGAAAGGTTTTCTGCGCGCACTTCACCAACGCCTGGGCGTTCGACGGACTTTATGGACAATGGGCCCGGAACATCACCCTGCGCAACATCGCCTATACCGGTACGCGGGCGACTCCGAGCTGGATCAGAGGACGCAACGACGCGCAGTCGATCGACGGAGTGACGATCGGGAACTTCACGGTCAACGGCACGCCGGTAACCGACGGATCGGGCCCCCATCTGGAGATCAATGAATATGTCCGAAACGTAACGTTCGAATAGACTTTTGTCATGAGAAGAATCTTAATAACCTCTCTTGCCCTGTGTACGGCCGCGCTGTCAGCCGCCTGCTCCGACTCCGCGTGCGATTCGGACTTGGTTGCGGGCGGAATGGCTATGGTGCGGGCCGTACCGCAGTCCGTGACTGCGGAGGCCGCCTATGCCCACCGTGTCTGCCTGATCCGTGAAGGCGTTGTTGCGCAGTCCGTCTCTGCGGCATCCGCCGCGGCGCTCGCACCGTTTCGGGTAGAGCCGGGAACCTATGGAATGCTGGCGGTTGCTGCTGCGGACGAGGATAATCTGACCTTTCCGGCAGCGGAGGGGATCGCTCTGTCGGAGTACGGCGTCCGGATAACGGACATGACCGCTCCGATTCCCGACCTGCTGATCGGGTGCAACAGCCGTTTCGAAGCCGTCGCCGGATCGGTTTCGGCTCCGGTCGGGATGAAGCGGGCCGTGGCTCACCTTACGGTGACTGTCGTGGGGCTGGAAGCGCTCTCCTGCGAAAGTATCACGGTCTCGATTCCCCGGATGTACGACCGGATCGCCTCCGACGGAACGCCCGGAAACAGCGGGGCTGAATTTTCCGAAAAGGCGATCGTGCTGGCTCGGAACAGCGCGGGACGTTATGTCGGCCAGGCCGTCGTCCTGCCGACTGACACAGCCTCCGCGACGTTGGAGTTCCGCTTCACGATCAACGGAAAGAATTATGTTTCCGTGCAGGAAACGCGTATCGAGGCTAATCGGAAATACGCGCTTTCGGTCGCGGCGAAATTTAAGGACGATACCGACCTGAAACTTACGCCCGTGATCAGCTATCTCCCCTGGGACGCTCCGACGACGATTCCCGACGACGGGCTGCCCGCCATGGACGACCGTCCGGCCAATGACGATTTCACGGTGGAGATTTTCCGCAACGGATGCTGGGAAGAGATTTTCGTGTACAATGCCGAAGTTTCGGACTAT contains these protein-coding regions:
- a CDS encoding metallophosphoesterase; this translates as MKKIILTTLCCLTAALTSAREKSPVTIIMQVSDPQMGFYADNRDMAYETRTLTKTVEAINRLRPDVVVFTGDYVHNAADESQWTEFLRIVAEINPRIKTLYLPGNHDVRLEEGSVDVEPYTKHLGIDRFCVRVNGILLTGINSDYLKDETRDPSKEENQFRWLARSLKKKRPSRTSLVFAHHPFFLRQIDEPDGYSTISPEKRRRYFELFRETGVQTVFTGHLHDNAETSYDNIGMITTSAVGRPLGDAPSGVRIIVIKDRTIIHRYYPLDEIPDARTGLIQALR
- a CDS encoding SusC/RagA family TonB-linked outer membrane protein, whose amino-acid sequence is MLAVLSGGIFAVPCGIYAQSAPRTVSGTVTDAATGEPLIGATVQVKGVTIGTTTDLNGMFSINLPANRKTLLFSYVGYEAQEIAVGRENYLNVALKQDANALDEVVVVGYGQQKKGMLVSSVQSIAPAELRMPSSSLSTGFAGRLAGVIAVQRNGQPGADQADFWIRGISTFGSATKPLIILDGVAIDANELNGLDPEIIESFSVLKDATATALYGSRGANGVMIVTTKNGKNLDKPVINFRFETALSTPTSRPETVDAVTYMQMYNESVLTRGTGQIPYTQAKIDGTRAGSNKYIYPDVDWYDEMFKNLAVNENFNFNIRGGSSRVDYFMSATVRHEEGMLKNLSRDYFSYNNNYSVWRYAFQNNVNVNLTKSTKVSLKINTQLRDTHGPVKSSENIFGMIMNGNPADMPITFPDDPTVNHIRWGGKAMVKNPVAEMVTGYKDEFQSVLNANLSLDQNFDFITEGLSASALISFKNYSYTQTSRSAGYNSYEISGTHTGDDGLEDYDLEIRGNEQSTTLATSSSTDGDRKIYIQGMINYNRSFGRHDVSAMVVYNQEETALGNPGSLFSSLPKRKQGLAGRLTYGYDNRYLIEANFGYNGSENFAEGRRFGFFPSVAVGYVVSQEKFWAPIKKAVSYFKLRGSYGLVGNDSEETRFMYMSDLSLSGAGYTTGADGEYTLSGPVYNRFENKKITWETGEKLNVGVDLQFYNRLNVMVDLFQEVRSGIFLERGTVPAFLGTATTKVYGNLGKVRNRGLDLSMDYTHQIGKDFFISAKGTFTFARNRVLEQDEPDYLQYPNLSRVGRSVNSFLLYEAQRLFIDNNEVKYSPEQLLGGEIMAGDIKYVNQPDANGNYDNTINSNDRIYAGYPEVPEIVYGFGFSAQWKGLDFSVFFQGTANTSLVMSGFHPFGINNNVKRNVMQFVADDYWSESNPNIYAAYPRLSVVEYGNNTVASTYWLRDASFLKLKNAEIGYTYKKMRFYISGSNLLTFSKFKLWDPEQGGGSGLKYPTQRVFNIGIQMTL
- a CDS encoding RagB/SusD family nutrient uptake outer membrane protein, producing MKYYTHILSLILSAAFLFQACSYLDVVPDETPDEKDAFQNPTMAERYLYSCYSFLPNPRHETASLDLMTADEVVTPWEHETFANFPKGNYNASEPVISYWNTLFGGIRRCYILLENIDAVPNMTEANLRIYKGEAKFLIAYYHFLLLKNYGPIPLIKGVMSIDMDKADFPERDSYDVCVQWISDLFDEAAGMLPAEQTSTAYGRATSVAAKALKSRLWLYAASPLFNGNSEYYANFVSKVDGRHLISQTYSEAKWEKAASAAEEAIEVAKAAGYKLYTESPVVTSRFAQPTDPVHRVLRLNFMDYNTSKEVLWADTRKEGHYGLQYKSTPYRVGPSSGNGVGVTLTMVEMFYSKNGLPIDLDPEYDYTGRYRYGEYHNDVCDGVTMNLNIDREPRFYAWVAFQNGYYEVLRRDGADDNANIVQTKFRKNDVFGIKERTTNYTPTGYLNKKGCSPLYNNIQEDVAAPHYPWPVIRMAELYLNLAEAYANLGRIDEAAAALKPVRERAGLDPVDEAFEKAGLTLGRDEMIRMARQERTIELYLEGHRFWDVRRWKEGDKYFNVRPKGMNYNGESDADFFRVTEVIVQRKFMTPMHYLMPIPKDDINKNERKFVQNPGY
- a CDS encoding discoidin domain-containing protein gives rise to the protein MKSIYKILLLFTCSCGVSCGGDDEPAMTALAVQGIRAEAFPGAIRLTWNPVENSDFLYTEVSYYDFGTQTTVSKQCSRYTGTLYIDGLLNRYGKYRFTFTAYDVNGTPGQPVYIERQCEKAESYYVVVAENPIPLAADQLATNAQEPSEGPLELLVDGNPDTFFQSFWDEWTYPELKPAGYHYLTFDLRKEVSAFKFQYWNRKKANGSLPKTVNIYGSPDGETWALLAQLDNLPGDLGSSYTSELFLPEEPISHVKYEVVKGTDVYQPYFSLAEIEFYEVVRELVDPEAE
- a CDS encoding glycoside hydrolase family 5 protein — translated: MKKLLKYILLLIYVALMPACGEDSGLDGVFANKPFALVTAADGGRTSISAVIDDGKRTIRLTFDKKRDVDAVELTFQLNPGYAMVSPKEPETTMDLTQPRTVTVSSGAGEVSYEISARNETPVLSASFLFRGKPIEGVIDHETRTVSFPITTIYASEYPEELLGAVPLDITLSDGYRPTSEKVSYDLSTGESFSVYKGRNTYTYRLVADIAPISVADHLSDFRFRRGVNLAYWMTEADRDWLGYVMPAQFPLWKELGFDHFRVPVDELCIFDREGQFNEKAVGKLHELFTWCEQNGMYAILDMHTLAPREGSDSYREEELYDPAYPEFRTHFVNVWRKLAAEFKAHNPKCVAFELLNEPHDGTPDATGWNKLQNEVLTAVREQDPERIVFVPAMGWQDYNYIKYARVAEEDPNAVVSFHYYLPMLLSHYKMLAWVGYQGAVQYPGVVIPTQSDADKYPQYASFHKTTYNADRIMGEMSNAASDGRNAGLAVHCGEFGCSKNVAEAMRLAWFTDMVAAMEANNIPWTLWECLDGGFGFVDMEYGIYRINCPLLKVLTGKELTDAEAKALLQKYGFKTE
- a CDS encoding glycosyl hydrolase family 28 protein translates to MLLKIAQGVFWILAVCLMPGTAYGEGRDVLPGNAAYKVEVFRGGTWEEIFVYNARVSDYAGNPEAGYTQYTMGFALFTDSFRQSLKVRVTRRAGTFSKVEIRPLSYGIVPDVQTPNSVEFELGDPAQKVSVEFDGNRMENLFILPDLPDTAIPMGANVTYFGPGVHNAGVIRIANESGRILYLDEGAVVLGRIEAENAANLTIRGRGVFCSSQEDHGAGRRPQMEFRNCDNLKIEGILLRDTPNWTLKIVGSTGVHIDNIKEIGWIMNSDGMDFICCRDVLVENTFQRNYDDNVTIKAFNATPEYIASHTNTDGSYSDGAIWMVAGLRDFEVCNYEIRNCVFWADKAHNMLVGPEARGIAFRNIRFHDNIVLENRQDDGIYPGAMAVMIADDGTFEDIAFENIIVEDIDGGKVFCAHFTNAWAFDGLYGQWARNITLRNIAYTGTRATPSWIRGRNDAQSIDGVTIGNFTVNGTPVTDGSGPHLEINEYVRNVTFE